One window of the Pyxicephalus adspersus chromosome 5, UCB_Pads_2.0, whole genome shotgun sequence genome contains the following:
- the LOC140331843 gene encoding uncharacterized protein encodes MNVFSMYGDRGGLLDVTECLCCITAELPAEVTPSSGKCPDRVHISPSGGQNAGNFGFQTTEEPRRTELGVKRTHSDEPSPTVSGSPNPFTVAVTRRSARLRGPETKMAESFRSRLAEPPAEVTPSSGKCPDRVHIRPSGGQNAGNFGFQKTEEEPWRTELGVKRTHSDDLSALSSGSGSVKRPTLDSSRPSRVVGTLWIPPVGHSMVEVDERSSFRRYFGVVDHSWSSGVPLWLMNLHMKF; translated from the exons ATGAATGTTTTTTCCATGTATGGAGACCGGGGTGGGTTGCTTGACGTGACTGAATGTTTGTGTTGTATTACAGCTGAGCTACCAGCAGAGGTCACTCCATCATCAGGGAAATGTCCAGATCGGGTGCACATAAGCCCCTCTGGGGGGCAAAATGCGGGCAACTTTGGGTTCCAGACAACGGAGGAGCCACGGAGGACAGAGCTGGGGGTGAAGAGGACACACTCTGATG AACCATCTCCTACAGTGAGTGGGTCACCCAACCCTTTCACAGTGGCTGTGACTAGAAGATCTGCCCGGCTGAGGGGCCCCGAGACCAAGATGGCGGAATCCTTCAGATCGAGACTTG CTGAGCCACCAGCAGAGGTCACTCCATCATCAGGGAAATGTCCAGATCGGGTGCACATACGCCCCTCTGGGGGGCAAAATGCGGGCAACTTTGGGTTCCAGAAAACAGAGGAGGAGCCATGGAGGACGGAGCTGGGGGTGAAGAGGACACACTCTGATG ATCTCTCTGCCCTGTCGAGTGGATCGGGTTCAGTGAAGAGGCCGACCCTGGACTCCTCCAGGCCCTCCCGTGTTGTTGGCACATTGTGGATCCCTCCAGTTG GTCACTCAATGGTTGAGGTCGATGAGCGCTCTTCCTTTCGGAGGTATTTTGGAGTTGTGGATCATTCCTGGTCTTCTGGTGTTCCTCTGTGGCTCATGAACCTTCATATGAAGTTTTAG